A stretch of [Limnothrix rosea] IAM M-220 DNA encodes these proteins:
- a CDS encoding protein phosphatase 2C domain-containing protein, with the protein MDDFEWAAGSVIGREHQRLHKNNQDAMLVTSTDDFLIGIVADGCGSQSHSEVGAWLGVNLLAEAIAAHLPEPLTPETFHLLGEKVLTQLPKIANFQQYYLFTLLGFIAIKAEVFIFGCGDGTYAVNDEVKQLSFPKNAPPYLIYPDTKLELYEQIKISQIESFCIATDGIDDWLKEKELNEFWRSEKYFKNPDQVRRCLAIANKKEHLLKDDTTLITVRRNQKST; encoded by the coding sequence ATGGACGATTTTGAGTGGGCGGCGGGTTCTGTAATCGGTCGAGAACACCAACGGCTCCACAAAAATAATCAAGATGCGATGCTCGTCACCTCAACCGATGATTTTCTGATCGGTATCGTGGCAGACGGCTGCGGCAGTCAGTCCCATAGTGAAGTCGGCGCGTGGTTGGGTGTGAATTTACTAGCCGAGGCGATCGCCGCCCATTTACCAGAACCTTTAACCCCAGAAACATTTCATTTACTTGGTGAAAAAGTACTTACTCAACTCCCAAAAATTGCCAATTTTCAGCAATATTATCTGTTTACTTTATTAGGATTTATTGCAATAAAAGCAGAGGTTTTTATCTTTGGTTGCGGTGATGGGACATATGCAGTTAATGATGAAGTGAAACAATTATCCTTTCCTAAAAATGCGCCGCCCTATCTCATTTATCCAGACACAAAATTAGAGCTATACGAACAAATTAAAATCTCTCAGATTGAATCTTTTTGTATCGCAACTGATGGCATTGACGATTGGCTAAAAGAAAAAGAATTAAATGAGTTTTGGCGGTCTGAGAAATATTTCAAAAATCCAGATCAAGTACGTCGTTGTTTGGCGATCGCCAACAAAAAAGAACATTTACTAAAAGATGACACCACATTGATTACTGTACGCCGCAACCAAAAAAGTACTTAG
- the speB gene encoding agmatinase yields MNESNAKLPNFIGDEVYDSYETAQVVILPIPYEVTTTYRKGCERGPAELLDASYQLEYYDDELRCEPCFDLGIFTHPAIADTRQHPDLSPEMMLQETSSTVKKLLDDNKFVIALGGEHAITTGMVQGFLDFYDEPFTVVQIDAHADLRQTFEGSEHNHACVMRRIMDLGLPSLPVAIRCLCKEEADLIAAKNIPVVWAWDIHQNPHWIEAAIANIATEKVFLTIDLDGIDPSLIGGVGTPEPGGLDWFGTLKFLRRLFQQKTVVGCDVMELAPIAGNVVSEYTAAKLVYKLIGYWHEKNFREQW; encoded by the coding sequence ATGAATGAATCAAACGCTAAATTGCCAAATTTTATTGGGGACGAGGTTTACGACTCCTACGAAACAGCGCAGGTGGTCATTTTGCCAATTCCCTATGAGGTGACCACGACTTATCGAAAGGGCTGTGAGCGTGGCCCTGCCGAGCTTTTGGATGCCTCATACCAACTGGAATATTACGATGATGAGTTGCGTTGTGAGCCTTGTTTTGATTTGGGGATTTTCACCCATCCGGCGATCGCCGACACGAGACAACATCCTGATTTATCGCCAGAAATGATGTTGCAGGAGACGAGCAGCACTGTAAAAAAATTATTGGACGACAATAAATTTGTGATTGCTCTCGGTGGTGAACATGCGATTACAACAGGTATGGTGCAAGGTTTTCTCGATTTTTACGACGAGCCGTTTACGGTGGTTCAAATTGATGCCCACGCGGATCTGCGCCAAACTTTTGAGGGGTCTGAACATAACCATGCCTGTGTCATGCGTCGCATTATGGATTTGGGTTTACCCAGCTTGCCCGTCGCGATCCGTTGTCTGTGTAAGGAAGAAGCTGATCTGATTGCCGCCAAAAATATTCCGGTGGTTTGGGCATGGGATATCCACCAAAATCCCCACTGGATCGAAGCGGCGATCGCCAATATTGCGACAGAAAAAGTATTTTTAACGATTGACTTAGATGGTATTGACCCAAGTCTGATCGGCGGGGTGGGTACGCCGGAACCGGGCGGTTTAGATTGGTTTGGTACATTAAAATTTTTGCGGCGACTGTTTCAGCAAAAAACCGTGGTTGGCTGCGATGTGATGGAGTTAGCGCCGATTGCGGGAAATGTCGTCTCGGAGTACACGGCGGCAAAGTTGGTTTATAAATTAATCGGTTATTGGCACGAGAAAAACTTTAGAGAGCAATGGTAA
- a CDS encoding DUF86 domain-containing protein, whose amino-acid sequence MTKIDDLTRLRHMRDATAEILTFLQGQTKADLEGNRMLQLAVIKDLEIIGEAANNISADTKTTYPGIPWRQMIGMRNRLVHAYFGVNVAVVWQTAQENLPNVSYG is encoded by the coding sequence ATGACAAAAATTGATGATCTCACTCGCTTGCGCCATATGCGCGATGCTACGGCTGAAATCCTCACATTTCTCCAAGGTCAAACCAAAGCGGATCTTGAGGGCAACCGTATGTTGCAGTTGGCGGTGATTAAAGACCTAGAGATTATTGGAGAAGCCGCAAACAATATTTCCGCCGACACAAAAACGACCTATCCAGGCATTCCGTGGCGGCAGATGATTGGGATGCGAAATCGTCTTGTGCATGCGTATTTTGGCGTAAACGTTGCTGTTGTTTGGCAAACAGCCCAAGAAAACTTACCTAACGTCAGTTATGGATAA
- a CDS encoding nucleotidyltransferase family protein, translated as MQTLPISFTEADIQEFCERYFVEQLALFGSVLRDDFGVASDVDILVHFPPEKTPSFFTMSEMQDHLTKIFGRTVDLRTPEELSPYFREKVLATALVIYDKN; from the coding sequence ATGCAGACTCTCCCCATTTCATTCACCGAAGCAGACATACAAGAATTTTGCGAGCGATATTTTGTTGAGCAGTTAGCACTCTTTGGTTCAGTGTTGCGGGATGATTTTGGTGTGGCAAGTGATGTTGATATTCTTGTTCATTTTCCACCAGAAAAAACACCCAGCTTTTTTACCATGAGCGAGATGCAGGATCACCTCACAAAGATTTTTGGACGCACAGTCGATCTCCGCACTCCAGAAGAACTTAGCCCATATTTTCGCGAGAAAGTCCTAGCGACGGCACTGGTGATTTATGACAAAAATTGA
- a CDS encoding tetratricopeptide repeat protein produces the protein MSESQGKYEAAEPLFIDALQMTKELLGDRHPSVATSLHNLGTLYYQQSKYSQAQEFISQAVEILLPVVGEQHPNVQISLWYLDQIQQAILEQDS, from the coding sequence TTGTCTGAGTCCCAAGGGAAATATGAAGCCGCCGAACCCCTCTTCATTGATGCCCTCCAGATGACGAAAGAATTGCTCGGCGATCGCCATCCCTCTGTGGCGACCAGCTTGCATAATTTAGGTACACTTTACTATCAACAAAGCAAGTATTCGCAAGCACAGGAATTCATCAGTCAAGCTGTCGAGATTTTGCTCCCTGTCGTCGGAGAGCAGCATCCAAACGTTCAAATCTCTTTGTGGTACCTAGATCAGATTCAGCAAGCTATCCTTGAGCAAGACAGTTGA
- a CDS encoding type II toxin-antitoxin system RelE family toxin, with protein sequence MSYQIIIPKPVQKQLNKLPAQQRKQAITKIRSLADEPRPNGVKKLKGYDDSYRVRFGNYRIIYKVQDQELIVLLLSVSHRKDAY encoded by the coding sequence ATGAGCTATCAGATCATCATCCCGAAGCCCGTGCAAAAACAGCTCAACAAATTGCCCGCACAACAAAGAAAACAGGCCATTACAAAAATTCGTTCCCTTGCTGATGAACCGCGACCGAATGGAGTCAAAAAACTAAAAGGCTACGATGACTCTTATCGTGTGAGATTTGGTAATTATCGAATTATTTACAAAGTCCAAGATCAGGAATTAATCGTGTTGCTATTGAGTGTCAGCCACCGCAAAGATGCTTACTAA
- a CDS encoding tetratricopeptide repeat protein: KELLGDRHPSVATSLNNLAGLYVTQGKFTKAESFRLQCLEIELETLGQDHPQVQQSLNNFVGLLQAAMEAEALDKLSDHPITQGLLKQLRNIDETSA; encoded by the coding sequence GGAAAGAATTGCTCGGCGATCGCCATCCCTCTGTGGCGACTAGTCTGAATAACCTCGCCGGATTGTATGTTACTCAAGGGAAATTTACTAAAGCTGAATCTTTCCGTTTGCAATGTTTAGAAATCGAGCTAGAAACCTTAGGACAGGATCATCCACAGGTGCAGCAAAGTCTTAATAATTTTGTTGGTTTACTTCAAGCTGCGATGGAGGCAGAAGCATTAGACAAATTAAGCGATCACCCCATCACTCAAGGTCTATTGAAACAACTTCGAAATATAGATGAAACGTCCGCTTAG